The Lonsdalea populi genome window below encodes:
- a CDS encoding FeoC-like transcriptional regulator gives MTLIELRDFVRAKHKVSVHDISAAFHIEPGVIDGMMAIWVRKGLVRFHAVAVSTQCGSCCSCDKSLSQYYEWLETPSKFASR, from the coding sequence ATGACCTTAATAGAGTTACGTGATTTCGTTCGCGCAAAACATAAAGTCTCGGTACATGACATTAGCGCCGCATTCCATATCGAACCCGGCGTGATTGACGGCATGATGGCGATTTGGGTTAGAAAAGGGTTGGTTCGCTTCCACGCGGTGGCTGTGAGCACTCAATGCGGCAGTTGCTGTTCTTGTGACAAAAGTCTCAGCCAGTATTATGAGTGGCTGGAGACGCCCTCCAAGTTCGCATCGCGCTGA